A stretch of Sebastes fasciatus isolate fSebFas1 chromosome 19, fSebFas1.pri, whole genome shotgun sequence DNA encodes these proteins:
- the sec31a gene encoding protein transport protein Sec31A isoform X1, translated as MKLKEINRTAIQSWSPAQHHPIYLATGTSAQQLDASFSTNASLEFFELDLTEPSLDMKSCGSLSSSHRYHKLVWGPYGMDSEGHPSGVLVAGGENGDVILYDPAKIMAGETDVIIAESDKHTGPVRALDVNPFQTNLVASGGNESEIYIWDMNNFGSPMTPGPKTQPLEDISCVSWNRQVQHILASASPSGRASVWDLRKNDLIIKVSDHSNRMHCSGLAWNPEVATQLVLSSEDDRMPVIQMWDLRFATSPFKILENHTRGVLSINWSLADPELLLSCGKDNRILCWNPNTAEVLYELPTARQWCFDIQWCPRNPAVLSAASFDGHIDIYSIMGGTNQAQSKRHADHISNSFGNMDPFGTGQTMPPLQLPQTPAPPATVNPLKKPPKWIRRPVGASFAFGGKLVSLENTKPNPQQPQQPASHVVHISQVVTETDFLKRSAQLQATLGAGSFVDFCQEKINAAENEFEKTLWSFLKANFESDIRSKYLELLGYNKEELALKISAALEEKPAEPPQLEVPAPVSLQPLPDLSLAPPADTPEAAFDMIAAAAAAPPADTPEAAFDMIAAAAAAAAPPAVTPEAAFDIIAAAAAPPADTPEAAFDMIAAAAAPPADTPEAAFDMIAAAAAPPADTPEAAFDMIAAANLQPAATMELDSVPDPETEDAADPEDALTSEPEENGDQVLPEEEAEEEEIPLDDEETAAPVEEEPSPPETSAPVEEPAEDPAPVEEIADDPAPVEVPSPPEILAPVEEPVEDPNPAPAPTPAQSDGVSLSISQDVDGLITQALLTGDFEGAVELCLHDNRMADSIILAIAGGAELLEKTQKKYFMKTHSKITKLISAVVMKDWHDILKTCDLQNWKEALAAVMTYAQPEEFSSLCDLLGGRLEAAEVAQLQAQACLCYICAGNVEKLVSCWTRAQGGHCPLSLQDLVEKVVVLRRAVELTQRSGPTAIGILLAEKMSQYANLLASQGSLSTAITYLPDNTNQVSVQQLRDRLSRALGQQAAPAPAPAAPVQTQRAPSQPPAPTQTQHASAMPQHPFTPMQPAMVPRLTAAAAPPVAMPTPAASAPPQPQYYQPVRAASTVTSWSNQTPTALPNVPPPPLQVGRAPEQQVDPSNPMYGMPPSCTSAAPPPVSSTPAYMYSQQYQPYPQVHQYPPGAGGPTIYQPLQYSSAAAAPPPAEPPGFLSQYTQPTSPVYPGHPPISQCLSSSPQTHIPPYFPNSSSSSSSSFSVPPSSGASFQHGGPGSPVSYMLPPPPSGVSGPQNGWNDPPALSRASKKKPAPMNYTPPAPIMAPLGVDPQAQPVSSGGPPVMGQGPHGAQVPYSGMHQQHQQQHQQQQLSPPPMNPAMPKTSMEGAPGAPTGDHIQPLQSIPAEKIMKKPIPDEHLVLKTTFEGLIQKCLAVATDPQTKRKLDDANKRLEALYDKLREQTLSPAIVGGLHNIARSIEARSYTEGLNIHTHIVSHSNFSETSAFMPVLKVVLTQANKLGV; from the exons ATGAAACTTAAAGAGATCAACCGCACAGCCATCCAGAGCTGGAGTCCTGCACAGCACCACCCCATCTACCTTGCAACAG GAACATCAGCCCAGCAGCTGGATGCCTCCTTCAGCACCAATGCCTCCCTGGAGTTTTTCGAGTTGGACTTGACAGAGCCTTCTCTGGACATGAAGTCATGTGgcagcctctcctcctctcacag ATACCACAAACTGGTGTGGGGTCCCTATGGAATGGATTCCGAAGGTCACCCGTCTGGGGTCCTCGTTGCAGGAGGCGAGAACGGCGACGTCATCCTGTACGATCCTGCAAAGATCATGGCTGGAGAGACCGACGTGATCATTGCTGAGAGTGACAAGCACACAGGGCCAGTGAGAGCTCTCGACGTTAACCCGTTCCAG ACAAACCTGGTTGCATCAGGTGGGAATGAGTCTGAAATCTATATCTGGGACATGAATAACTTTGGCTCTCCAATGACACCAGGACCTAAAACTCAG CCTCTGGAGGACATCAGCTGTGTGTCGTGGAACAGACAGGTCCAACACATCCTGGCCTCTGCCAGCCCGAGTGGCCGAGCCTCCGTGTGGGACCTCCGCAAGAATGACCTCATCATTAAAGTTAGCGACCACAGCAACAGA ATGCATTGCTCCGGGCTGGCGTGGAACCCAGAAGTGGCCACTCAGCTGGTCTTGTCCTCGGAGGACGACCGGATGCCGGTCATACAGATGTGGGACTTACGATTTGCTACCTCTCCTTTCAAGATTTTAGAGAACCACACACG GGGTGTCCTGTCCATCAACTGGAGCCTGGCTGATCCAGAGCTGCTCCTGAGCTGCGGGAAGGACAACCGGATTCTGTGCTGGAATCCAAACACAGCAGAG GTGCTGTACGAGTTGCCCACCGCCAGACAGTGGTGCTTTGACATCCAGTGGTGTCCCAGGAACCCCGCGGTGCTGTCGGCTGCAAGCTTTGACGGACACATCGACATCTACTCCATCATGGGAGGAACCAACCAGGCGCAGAGCAAGAGACACGCTGACCAT ATTAGCAACTCGTTTGGGAACATGGATCCTTTTGGGACGGGACAAACTATGCCGCCGCTGCAGCTGCCCCAGACTCCCGCCCCTCCAGCTACAGTCAACCCCCTGAAGAAGCCACCCAAGTGGATCCGCAGACCTGTCGGAGCCTCGTTCGCT TTTGGAGGGAAGCTGGTGTCTTTGGAGAACACAAAGCCGAACCCTCAGCAGCCTCAGCAGCCCGCTTCTCACGTCGTACACATCAGCCAGGTTGTTACAGAAACTGACTTTTTGAAGCGCTCCGCTCAGCTGCAGGCCACGCTGGGTGCCGGCAGCTTTGTGGATTTCTGCCAGGAAAAGATCAATGCTGCTGAAAATGAGTTTGAAAAGACCCTTTGGTCTTTCCTCAAG GCTAATTTCGAAAGTGACATCCGCAGCAAGTACCTGGAACTTCTGGGATACAACAAAGAGGAGCTAGCCTTAAAG ATTTCAGCAGCACTGGAGGAAAAGCCAGCTGAACCTCCACAG CTGGAGGTGCCCGCTCCAGTCAGCCTGCAGCCTTTACCAGACCTCAGCCTCGCACCGCCTGCTGACACTCCGGAGGCAGCGTTCGACAtgattgctgctgctgctgccgcaccGCCTGCTGACACTCCTGAGGCGGCATTCGACATgatcgctgctgctgctgctgctgccgcgcCGCCTGCTGTCACTCCTGAGGCAGCGTTTGATATAATCGCTGCAGCAGCCGCACCTCCTGCTGACACTCCTGAGGCGGCGTTTGATATGATCGCTGCAGCAGCCGCACCTCCTGCTGACACTCCTGAGGCGGCGTTTGATATGatcgctgcagcagcagcacctcctGCTGACACTCCTGAGGCGGCGTTCGACAtgattgctgct GCAAACCTTCAGCCAGCAGCCACGATGGAACTGGACTCCGTTCCTGACCCCGAGACAGAGGACGCAGCAGATCCAGAGGACGCTCTGACCAGCGAACCAGAAGAAAATGGGGACCAGGTTCTCCCagaggaggaagcagaggaagaggagatccCCTTGGATGACGAG GAGACAGCAGCACCAgtggaggaggagcccagtcCTCCTGAGACCTCAGCTCCAGTCGAGGAGCCCGCTGAGGATCCGGCTCCAGTCGAGGAAATCGCTGATGATCCGGCTCCAGTTGAGGTGCCCAGTCCTCCTGAGATCTTAGCTCCAGTCGAGGAGCCCGTTGAGGATCCAaatccagctccagctccaacTCCAGCCCAATCAGACGGAGTCAGTCTCAGCATCAGTCAAG ATGTGGACGGGCTCATCACACAGGCGCTGCTGACCGGAGACTTTGAGGGAGCAGTGGAGCTCTGTCTCCATGACAACCGGATGGCAGACAGCATCATCCTGGCCATCGCCGGAGGGGCCGAGCTCTTAGAGAAAACCCAGAAGAAGTATTTTATGAAAACACACAGCAAGATAACCAAG CTGATCAGCGCAGTGGTGATGAAAGACTGGCATGACATCCTGAAGACGTGTGACCTGCAGAACTGGAAGGAAGCTCTGGCTGCAGTCATGACCTACGCTCAGCCCGAGGAGTTCTCCTCCCTCTGTG ACCTTCTCGGGGGCAGACTGGAGGCAGCAGAGGTCGCCCAACTGCAAGCCCAGGCCTGTCTGTGTTACATCTGCGCTGGGAACGTGGAGAAACTTGTGTCCTGCTGGACCAGAGCACAGGGCGGACACTGTCCACTCTCTCTCCAG GACCTGGTGGAGAAGGTGGTGGTGTTGCGGCGTGCAGTGGAGCTGACCCAGCGCTCCGGTCCCACTGCTATCGGCATCCTGCTGGCTGAGAAGATGAGCCAGTATGCCAACCTGCTGGCCTCCCAGGGCAGTCTGTCCACCGCCATCACCTACCTGCCTGACAACACCAACCAG GTTTCCGTACAGCAGCTCCGTGACCGTCTCAGTCGGGCTCTAGGGCAGCAAGCGGCTCCGGCGCCGGCTCCTGCAGCTCCGGTACAAACCCAGAGAGCTCCGTCTCAGCCTCCTGCCCCGACTCAGACTCAGCACGCCTCAGCCATGCCCCAGCATCCGTTCACCCCGATGCAGCCCGCCATGGTGCCTCGgctcactgcagcagcagcacctccaGTGGCCATGCCTACACCTGCTGCCTCCGCTCCACCACAGCCACAGTATTACCAGCCG GTGAGGGCTGCCTCCACTGTCACCTCCTGGAGTAACCAGACTCCCACAGCCCTCCccaatgtccctcctcctcctcttcaagTAGGCAGAGCCCCAGAGCAGCAG GTGGATCCTTCAAACCCCATGTACGGGATGCCTCCCTCCTGTACATCTGCTGCTCCACCTCCGGTCTCCTCCACTCCTGCATACATGTACTCCCAACAGTACCAGC CCTACCCCCAGGTCCACCAGTACCCCCCTGGAGCTGGGGGGCCGACTATCTATCAGCCTCTTCAGtactcctctgctgctgctgctcctcctcctgcagagcCCCCCGGCTTTCTCTCTCAGTACACACAGCCGACGTCTCCGGTCTATCCCGGACATCCTCCCATCAGCCAGTgcctgtcctcctctcctcaaaCCCATATTCCTCCTTACTTTCcaaactcctcctcttcctcttcatcttcctttTCCGTTCCTCCGTCCTCCGGAGCGTCTTTCCAGCATGGCGGGCCAGGATCTCCTGTGTCGTATATGCTTCCACCTCCGCCGAGCGGAGTCTCAG GGCCTCAGAACGGCTGGAATGACCCTCCGGCTCTGAGCAGAGCATCAAAGAAGAAG CCGGCTCCAATGAACTACACCCCTCCTGCCCCCATCATGGCTCCGCTGGGCGTTGACCCTCAGGCTCAGCCGGTATCCTCTGGAGGCCCTCCGGTCATGGGTCAGGGTCCGCACGGTGCCCAGGTCCCCTATTCGGGCatgcaccagcagcaccagcagcagcaccagcagcagcagctctcgcCTCCACCCATGAACCCTGCGATGCCCAAGACCAGTATGGAGGGGGCACCAGGAGCACCTACTGGAGATCATATACAG CCTCTGCAGTCCATCCCTGCTGAGAAGATCATGAAGAAGCCCATCCCCGACGAGCACCTGGTCCTGAAGACCACATTTGAAGGGCTCATTCAGAAGTGCTTGGCTGTAGCTACCGACCCT CAAACTAAGAGGAAGCTCGACGACGCCAACAAACGTCTGGAAGCGCTCTATGATAAACTCAGAGAGCAGACA cTCTCTCCCGCCATCGTAGGAGGACTTCACAACATCGCCAGGAGTATAGAGGCCCGATCCTACACGGAGGGCCTCAACATCCACACCCACATAGTCAGTCACAGCAACTTCAGCGAGACGTCGGCGTTCATGCCTGTACTCAAGGTAGTGCTGACGCAAGCCAACAAACTCGGGGTGTGA
- the sec31a gene encoding protein transport protein Sec31A isoform X2 has translation MKLKEINRTAIQSWSPAQHHPIYLATGTSAQQLDASFSTNASLEFFELDLTEPSLDMKSCGSLSSSHRYHKLVWGPYGMDSEGHPSGVLVAGGENGDVILYDPAKIMAGETDVIIAESDKHTGPVRALDVNPFQTNLVASGGNESEIYIWDMNNFGSPMTPGPKTQPLEDISCVSWNRQVQHILASASPSGRASVWDLRKNDLIIKVSDHSNRMHCSGLAWNPEVATQLVLSSEDDRMPVIQMWDLRFATSPFKILENHTRGVLSINWSLADPELLLSCGKDNRILCWNPNTAEVLYELPTARQWCFDIQWCPRNPAVLSAASFDGHIDIYSIMGGTNQAQSKRHADHISNSFGNMDPFGTGQTMPPLQLPQTPAPPATVNPLKKPPKWIRRPVGASFAFGGKLVSLENTKPNPQQPQQPASHVVHISQVVTETDFLKRSAQLQATLGAGSFVDFCQEKINAAENEFEKTLWSFLKANFESDIRSKYLELLGYNKEELALKISAALEEKPAEPPQLEVPAPVSLQPLPDLSLAPPADTPEAAFDMIAAAAAAPPADTPEAAFDMIAAAAAAAAPPAVTPEAAFDIIAAAAAPPADTPEAAFDMIAAAAAPPADTPEAAFDMIAAAAAPPADTPEAAFDMIAAANLQPAATMELDSVPDPETEDAADPEDALTSEPEENGDQVLPEEEAEEEEIPLDDEETAAPVEEEPSPPETSAPVEEPAEDPAPVEEIADDPAPVEVPSPPEILAPVEEPVEDPNPAPAPTPAQSDGVSLSISQDVDGLITQALLTGDFEGAVELCLHDNRMADSIILAIAGGAELLEKTQKKYFMKTHSKITKLISAVVMKDWHDILKTCDLQNWKEALAAVMTYAQPEEFSSLCDLLGGRLEAAEVAQLQAQACLCYICAGNVEKLVSCWTRAQGGHCPLSLQDLVEKVVVLRRAVELTQRSGPTAIGILLAEKMSQYANLLASQGSLSTAITYLPDNTNQVSVQQLRDRLSRALGQQAAPAPAPAAPVQTQRAPSQPPAPTQTQHASAMPQHPFTPMQPAMVPRLTAAAAPPVAMPTPAASAPPQPQYYQPVDPSNPMYGMPPSCTSAAPPPVSSTPAYMYSQQYQRPQNGWNDPPALSRASKKKPAPMNYTPPAPIMAPLGVDPQAQPVSSGGPPVMGQGPHGAQVPYSGMHQQHQQQHQQQQLSPPPMNPAMPKTSMEGAPGAPTGDHIQPLQSIPAEKIMKKPIPDEHLVLKTTFEGLIQKCLAVATDPQTKRKLDDANKRLEALYDKLREQTLSPAIVGGLHNIARSIEARSYTEGLNIHTHIVSHSNFSETSAFMPVLKVVLTQANKLGV, from the exons ATGAAACTTAAAGAGATCAACCGCACAGCCATCCAGAGCTGGAGTCCTGCACAGCACCACCCCATCTACCTTGCAACAG GAACATCAGCCCAGCAGCTGGATGCCTCCTTCAGCACCAATGCCTCCCTGGAGTTTTTCGAGTTGGACTTGACAGAGCCTTCTCTGGACATGAAGTCATGTGgcagcctctcctcctctcacag ATACCACAAACTGGTGTGGGGTCCCTATGGAATGGATTCCGAAGGTCACCCGTCTGGGGTCCTCGTTGCAGGAGGCGAGAACGGCGACGTCATCCTGTACGATCCTGCAAAGATCATGGCTGGAGAGACCGACGTGATCATTGCTGAGAGTGACAAGCACACAGGGCCAGTGAGAGCTCTCGACGTTAACCCGTTCCAG ACAAACCTGGTTGCATCAGGTGGGAATGAGTCTGAAATCTATATCTGGGACATGAATAACTTTGGCTCTCCAATGACACCAGGACCTAAAACTCAG CCTCTGGAGGACATCAGCTGTGTGTCGTGGAACAGACAGGTCCAACACATCCTGGCCTCTGCCAGCCCGAGTGGCCGAGCCTCCGTGTGGGACCTCCGCAAGAATGACCTCATCATTAAAGTTAGCGACCACAGCAACAGA ATGCATTGCTCCGGGCTGGCGTGGAACCCAGAAGTGGCCACTCAGCTGGTCTTGTCCTCGGAGGACGACCGGATGCCGGTCATACAGATGTGGGACTTACGATTTGCTACCTCTCCTTTCAAGATTTTAGAGAACCACACACG GGGTGTCCTGTCCATCAACTGGAGCCTGGCTGATCCAGAGCTGCTCCTGAGCTGCGGGAAGGACAACCGGATTCTGTGCTGGAATCCAAACACAGCAGAG GTGCTGTACGAGTTGCCCACCGCCAGACAGTGGTGCTTTGACATCCAGTGGTGTCCCAGGAACCCCGCGGTGCTGTCGGCTGCAAGCTTTGACGGACACATCGACATCTACTCCATCATGGGAGGAACCAACCAGGCGCAGAGCAAGAGACACGCTGACCAT ATTAGCAACTCGTTTGGGAACATGGATCCTTTTGGGACGGGACAAACTATGCCGCCGCTGCAGCTGCCCCAGACTCCCGCCCCTCCAGCTACAGTCAACCCCCTGAAGAAGCCACCCAAGTGGATCCGCAGACCTGTCGGAGCCTCGTTCGCT TTTGGAGGGAAGCTGGTGTCTTTGGAGAACACAAAGCCGAACCCTCAGCAGCCTCAGCAGCCCGCTTCTCACGTCGTACACATCAGCCAGGTTGTTACAGAAACTGACTTTTTGAAGCGCTCCGCTCAGCTGCAGGCCACGCTGGGTGCCGGCAGCTTTGTGGATTTCTGCCAGGAAAAGATCAATGCTGCTGAAAATGAGTTTGAAAAGACCCTTTGGTCTTTCCTCAAG GCTAATTTCGAAAGTGACATCCGCAGCAAGTACCTGGAACTTCTGGGATACAACAAAGAGGAGCTAGCCTTAAAG ATTTCAGCAGCACTGGAGGAAAAGCCAGCTGAACCTCCACAG CTGGAGGTGCCCGCTCCAGTCAGCCTGCAGCCTTTACCAGACCTCAGCCTCGCACCGCCTGCTGACACTCCGGAGGCAGCGTTCGACAtgattgctgctgctgctgccgcaccGCCTGCTGACACTCCTGAGGCGGCATTCGACATgatcgctgctgctgctgctgctgccgcgcCGCCTGCTGTCACTCCTGAGGCAGCGTTTGATATAATCGCTGCAGCAGCCGCACCTCCTGCTGACACTCCTGAGGCGGCGTTTGATATGATCGCTGCAGCAGCCGCACCTCCTGCTGACACTCCTGAGGCGGCGTTTGATATGatcgctgcagcagcagcacctcctGCTGACACTCCTGAGGCGGCGTTCGACAtgattgctgct GCAAACCTTCAGCCAGCAGCCACGATGGAACTGGACTCCGTTCCTGACCCCGAGACAGAGGACGCAGCAGATCCAGAGGACGCTCTGACCAGCGAACCAGAAGAAAATGGGGACCAGGTTCTCCCagaggaggaagcagaggaagaggagatccCCTTGGATGACGAG GAGACAGCAGCACCAgtggaggaggagcccagtcCTCCTGAGACCTCAGCTCCAGTCGAGGAGCCCGCTGAGGATCCGGCTCCAGTCGAGGAAATCGCTGATGATCCGGCTCCAGTTGAGGTGCCCAGTCCTCCTGAGATCTTAGCTCCAGTCGAGGAGCCCGTTGAGGATCCAaatccagctccagctccaacTCCAGCCCAATCAGACGGAGTCAGTCTCAGCATCAGTCAAG ATGTGGACGGGCTCATCACACAGGCGCTGCTGACCGGAGACTTTGAGGGAGCAGTGGAGCTCTGTCTCCATGACAACCGGATGGCAGACAGCATCATCCTGGCCATCGCCGGAGGGGCCGAGCTCTTAGAGAAAACCCAGAAGAAGTATTTTATGAAAACACACAGCAAGATAACCAAG CTGATCAGCGCAGTGGTGATGAAAGACTGGCATGACATCCTGAAGACGTGTGACCTGCAGAACTGGAAGGAAGCTCTGGCTGCAGTCATGACCTACGCTCAGCCCGAGGAGTTCTCCTCCCTCTGTG ACCTTCTCGGGGGCAGACTGGAGGCAGCAGAGGTCGCCCAACTGCAAGCCCAGGCCTGTCTGTGTTACATCTGCGCTGGGAACGTGGAGAAACTTGTGTCCTGCTGGACCAGAGCACAGGGCGGACACTGTCCACTCTCTCTCCAG GACCTGGTGGAGAAGGTGGTGGTGTTGCGGCGTGCAGTGGAGCTGACCCAGCGCTCCGGTCCCACTGCTATCGGCATCCTGCTGGCTGAGAAGATGAGCCAGTATGCCAACCTGCTGGCCTCCCAGGGCAGTCTGTCCACCGCCATCACCTACCTGCCTGACAACACCAACCAG GTTTCCGTACAGCAGCTCCGTGACCGTCTCAGTCGGGCTCTAGGGCAGCAAGCGGCTCCGGCGCCGGCTCCTGCAGCTCCGGTACAAACCCAGAGAGCTCCGTCTCAGCCTCCTGCCCCGACTCAGACTCAGCACGCCTCAGCCATGCCCCAGCATCCGTTCACCCCGATGCAGCCCGCCATGGTGCCTCGgctcactgcagcagcagcacctccaGTGGCCATGCCTACACCTGCTGCCTCCGCTCCACCACAGCCACAGTATTACCAGCCG GTGGATCCTTCAAACCCCATGTACGGGATGCCTCCCTCCTGTACATCTGCTGCTCCACCTCCGGTCTCCTCCACTCCTGCATACATGTACTCCCAACAGTACCAGC GGCCTCAGAACGGCTGGAATGACCCTCCGGCTCTGAGCAGAGCATCAAAGAAGAAG CCGGCTCCAATGAACTACACCCCTCCTGCCCCCATCATGGCTCCGCTGGGCGTTGACCCTCAGGCTCAGCCGGTATCCTCTGGAGGCCCTCCGGTCATGGGTCAGGGTCCGCACGGTGCCCAGGTCCCCTATTCGGGCatgcaccagcagcaccagcagcagcaccagcagcagcagctctcgcCTCCACCCATGAACCCTGCGATGCCCAAGACCAGTATGGAGGGGGCACCAGGAGCACCTACTGGAGATCATATACAG CCTCTGCAGTCCATCCCTGCTGAGAAGATCATGAAGAAGCCCATCCCCGACGAGCACCTGGTCCTGAAGACCACATTTGAAGGGCTCATTCAGAAGTGCTTGGCTGTAGCTACCGACCCT CAAACTAAGAGGAAGCTCGACGACGCCAACAAACGTCTGGAAGCGCTCTATGATAAACTCAGAGAGCAGACA cTCTCTCCCGCCATCGTAGGAGGACTTCACAACATCGCCAGGAGTATAGAGGCCCGATCCTACACGGAGGGCCTCAACATCCACACCCACATAGTCAGTCACAGCAACTTCAGCGAGACGTCGGCGTTCATGCCTGTACTCAAGGTAGTGCTGACGCAAGCCAACAAACTCGGGGTGTGA